From Asterias amurensis chromosome 3, ASM3211899v1, a single genomic window includes:
- the LOC139934641 gene encoding cytosolic beta-glucosidase-like, protein MNYLALVLAVTFPLVITASSEGSFIFDAFQDPQRDTFLIGNFPDDFLWGVATASYQIEGAWDVDGKGPSIWDSFSHSKGKVYQNQTGDIACDSYNKIERDVEMLKELGVKAYRFSISWSRILPTGTLESFNQAGVDYYRRVLTALEAAGIEPMVTLYHWDLPQALQDIGGWENEMMAVYFSDYADICFREFGEKVKLWITFNEQIVFTVFGYELGMHAPGLKHSGYGAYKAAHTSIKAHANAWHIYDKKYRSKQGGKVSIVFNSDWFEPKTDSYGDQLAAKRMSDLYMGWLAHPIFVNGDYPVIMKEYVANVSRLQGLTTSRLPTFSESETKLIAGTFDFFGLNHYTTSYVNHKSTAHPRIASFMLDYDMEISKDDAWPKAASSWLSIVPWGMRRLLGWIKEHYGDVPIYITENGMSQSEMDVNDELRVKYFKAYINEVLKAHLIDGVNVKGYFAWSLMDNFEWAEGYREKFGLYEVNFDDPERPRTPRESAKTFAGIIKNNGFTVSQDKSKTEL, encoded by the exons ATGAATTATCTTGCACTGGTTCTCGCTGTCACCTTCCCATTGGTCATCACTGCATCATCTGAGGGTAGCTTCATCTTTGATGCTTTTCAAGATCCCCAACGAGATACATTCCTCATTGGAAACTTCCCTGATGATTTCTTGTGGGGCGTAGCAACAGCATCTTACCAGATCGAAGGAGCTTGGGATGTGGACGGGAAGGGTCCAAGCATCTGGGATTCCTTCAGTCATTCCAAAGGCAAAGTCTACCAGAATCAGACGGGGGATATTGCATGTGACAGCTACAATAAGATTGAGAGAGATGTGGAGATGCTTAAGGAGCTTGGAGTGAAGGCCTATCGCTTCTCAATCTCATGGTCTCGGATTCTACCAACGGGTACCCTTGAGAGCTTCAACCAGGCCGGTGTGGATTACTACAGGAGAGTTCTAACTGCCTTAGAAGCGGCTGGAATTGAACCTATGGTGACTCTCTACCATTGGGATCTCCCTCAAGCCCTTCAGGACATCGGAGGTTGGGAGAATGAAATGATGGCCGTGTATTTCAGTGACTATGCCGATATCTGCTTCAGGGAGTTTGGTGAAAAGGTGAAACTGTGGATCACATTTAATGAGCAAATTGTGTTTACAGTTTTTGGGTACGAGTTAGGCATGCATGCTCCTGGATTGAAACATAGTGGATATGGGGCATACAAAGCTGCTCATACATCTATCAAAGCCCATGCAAATGCCTGGCATATCTATGACAAAAAGTATCGTTCAAAGCAAGGTGGTAAGGTATCGATCGTCTTCAACTCCGATTGGTTCGAACCAAAGACGGATTCATATGGTGATCAATTAGCAGCTAAAAGAATGTCTGATCTCTACATGGGCTGGTTGGCACATCCCATATTTGTCAATGGAGATTACCCTGTGATTATGAAAGAGTACGTCGCTAATGTCAGTCGCCTTCAGGGCTTAACAACGTCTAGACTTCCTACATTCTCAGAGAGTGAGACAAAATTGATCGCTGGAACCTTTGACTTCTTTGGTTTGAATCACTACACAACATCTTATGTCAACCACAAATCCACTGCTCACCCACGCATTGCTAGCTTTATGTTAGATTATGACATGGAGATATCCAAAGATGATGCATGGCCGAAAGCTGCCTCATCTTGGCTGAGCATCGTACCTTGGGGGATGAGGAGATTGCTGGGATGGATCAAGGAGCATTATGGAGATGTCCCTATTTACATCACAGAGAATGGTATGTCACAGAGTGAGATGGACGTCAATGATGAGTTAAGAGTCAAGTACTTCAAGGCCTACATCAATGAGGTACTCAAAG ccCACCTTATTGATGGTGTGAACGTCAAGGGATACTTCGCTTGGTCCCTCATGGATAACTTTGAATGGGCGGAAGGCTACCGTGAGAAGTTTGGTCTGTATGAGGTCAACTTTGATGACCCGGAACGACCACGGACTCCCAGAGAATCGGCTAAAACATTCGCTGggataataaaaaacaatggCTTCACAGTATCGCAGGATAAAAGCAAGACAGAGCTGTAA